From the Falco biarmicus isolate bFalBia1 chromosome 19, bFalBia1.pri, whole genome shotgun sequence genome, one window contains:
- the LOC130141604 gene encoding olfactory receptor 14C36-like gives MSNSSSITQFLLLALADTRELQLLHFWLSLGIYLAALMANGLIITTIVCDHHLRTPMYLFLLNLSLLDLGSISTTLPKAMANSLWDTRDISYSGCAAQLFLIVFFLSAECSLLTVMAYDRYVAICQPLHYGTLLGSRACVHMAAAAWASGFLYAALHTANTLSLPLCQGNALGQVFCEIPQILKLSCSHTYLREVGLIVSGASLFFGCFVFIVLSYVQIFRAVLRIPSEQGRHKAFSTCLPHLAVVSLFLSTAMFAHLKPPSISSPSLDLVVAVLYSVVPPAVNPLIYSMRNQELKDALKKLMQSGVSRKQQIIHVPSQGISTSFLETPVRLAFYL, from the coding sequence atgtccaacagcagctccatcacccagttcctcctcctggcattggcagacacgcgggagctgcagctcttgcacttctggctctccctgggcatctacctggctgccctcatggccaacgGACTCATCATCACCACCATAGTCTGCGACCACCACCTGCGCACACCCATGTACTTGttcctcctcaacctctccctcctcgacctaggctccatctccaccactctcccgaaagccatggccaactccctctgggacaccagggacatctcctactcaggatgtgctgcacagctcttcctgattgtctttttcctttcagcggagtgttctctcctcaccgtcatggcctatgaccgctacgtggccatctgccagcccctgcactacgggaccctgctgggcagcagagcttgtgtccacatggcagcagctgcctgggccagtgggtttctctatgctgcgctgcacacggccaatacactgtcactgccgctctgccaaggcaatgccctgggacaggtcttctgtgaaatcccacagatcctcaagctctcctgctcacacacctacctcagggaagtggggcttatTGTGTCTGGTGCCTCTTTATtctttggctgttttgttttcattgttctgtcctatgtgcagatcttcagggctgtgctgaggatcccctctgagcagggacggcacaaagccttttccacgtgcctccctcacctggccgtggtctccctctttctcagcactgccatGTTTGCCCACCTGAagcccccctccatctcctccccatccctggacctGGTGGTGGCAGTCCTGTACTcggtggtgcctccagcagtgaaccccctcatctacagcatgaggaaccaggagctgaaggacgcactgaagaagctgatgcagtcaggtGTATCTCGGAAGCAACAAATTATCCATGTCCCTTCACAAGGCATTTCCACTTCATTTCTGGAAACTCCAGTGCGTTTAGCATTCTATTTGTGA